The Parabacteroides sp. AD58 genome includes a window with the following:
- a CDS encoding V-type ATP synthase subunit A: MATKGIVRGIVSNLVTVEVDGPVSQNEICYISVGGVKLMAEVIKVIGKNAFVQVFESTRGMRVGDSAEFQGHMLEVTLGPGMLSRNYDGLQNDLDKMQGVFLKRGEYTFPLDENKKWAFKPLAKAGEKAIAGTWLGEVDENSQPHKIMVPFTFKGEYTIKSVVAEGEYTINDTIAVLTDAEGNEVKVTMVQKWPVKKAITCYKEKPRPYKLLETGVRTIDTVNPIIEGGTGFIPGPFGTGKTVLQHAISKQAEADIVIIAACGERANEVVEIFTEFPELVDPHTGRKLMERTIIIANTSNMPVAAREASVYTAMTIAEYYRSMGLKVLLMADSTSRWAQALREMSNRLEELPGPDAFPMDLSAIIANFYARAGYVILNNGSTGSVTFIGTVSPAGGNLKEPVTENTKKVARCFYALEQERADRKRYPAVNPIESYSKYLEYPEFQEYIAKHISPNWIEKVNEIKTRMLRGKEIAEQINILGDDGVPVDYHVTFWKSELIDFVILQQDAFDAIDAVTPLPRQEFMLDKVVSICRTDFKFDTFLEVMDYFKKMINIFKQMNYSEYESEQFKKFNQELDALLKERM, translated from the coding sequence ATGGCAACGAAAGGAATTGTAAGAGGAATCGTTTCGAACTTGGTGACCGTTGAGGTGGACGGACCGGTTTCTCAGAATGAAATCTGTTACATTTCGGTCGGGGGCGTCAAGCTGATGGCCGAAGTTATCAAGGTAATAGGTAAGAATGCCTTTGTGCAGGTATTCGAAAGTACGCGTGGTATGCGTGTAGGCGATAGCGCCGAATTCCAGGGACACATGCTGGAAGTAACATTAGGTCCGGGTATGCTGTCGCGCAACTACGATGGTCTGCAAAATGACCTGGACAAAATGCAAGGTGTATTCCTGAAGCGCGGTGAATATACATTCCCGTTGGATGAAAATAAGAAATGGGCCTTCAAGCCACTGGCGAAAGCCGGCGAAAAAGCCATTGCCGGAACCTGGTTGGGCGAAGTAGATGAGAACTCGCAGCCGCATAAGATCATGGTTCCTTTTACATTCAAGGGAGAATATACCATTAAAAGTGTTGTCGCAGAAGGAGAATATACCATCAATGATACGATAGCTGTATTGACTGATGCAGAAGGCAACGAGGTAAAAGTAACCATGGTACAGAAATGGCCGGTAAAGAAAGCCATCACCTGCTACAAAGAAAAGCCCCGTCCATACAAACTGCTGGAAACCGGTGTTCGTACCATTGATACGGTCAATCCGATTATTGAAGGCGGTACAGGCTTTATCCCGGGTCCGTTCGGTACCGGAAAGACCGTTCTGCAGCACGCCATCTCTAAACAGGCAGAAGCGGATATCGTGATCATCGCAGCCTGCGGTGAACGTGCCAACGAGGTTGTGGAAATCTTTACCGAATTCCCGGAACTGGTCGATCCGCATACTGGCCGAAAGCTGATGGAAAGAACCATTATCATCGCCAACACATCCAACATGCCGGTTGCCGCCCGTGAAGCTTCTGTTTATACAGCCATGACAATTGCCGAGTATTACCGCAGCATGGGATTGAAGGTTCTGCTGATGGCCGACTCTACTTCCCGTTGGGCTCAGGCTTTGCGTGAAATGTCTAACCGTTTGGAAGAGTTGCCAGGTCCGGATGCATTCCCGATGGACTTGTCTGCTATTATTGCCAACTTCTATGCCCGTGCCGGTTATGTTATTCTGAATAATGGTTCAACTGGTTCTGTCACCTTTATCGGTACCGTATCACCGGCCGGTGGTAACCTGAAAGAGCCGGTTACAGAAAACACGAAGAAGGTAGCCCGCTGTTTCTATGCCTTGGAGCAGGAACGTGCCGACCGTAAGCGTTACCCGGCTGTCAACCCGATTGAAAGTTATTCCAAATATCTGGAATATCCCGAATTCCAGGAATATATTGCCAAGCATATCTCTCCGAACTGGATAGAGAAAGTAAACGAGATCAAGACCCGTATGTTGCGTGGTAAGGAAATTGCCGAACAGATTAACATCTTGGGTGATGATGGTGTTCCGGTTGATTATCACGTTACGTTCTGGAAGTCTGAACTGATCGACTTTGTCATCTTGCAGCAAGATGCCTTCGATGCCATAGATGCAGTTACTCCGCTGCCCCGTCAGGAATTTATGCTGGATAAGGTAGTTTCGATCTGCCGTACCGACTTCAAGTTTGACACATTCCTCGAAGTAATGGATTACTTCAAGAAGATGATCAATATCTTCAAGCAGATGAACTACTCTGAATATGAAAGCGAACAATTCAAGAAGTTTAATCAGGAATTGGATGCTTTGTTAAAAGAAAGAATGTAA
- a CDS encoding V-type ATP synthase subunit B: MATKAFQKIYTKITQITKATCSLKATGVGYDELASVDGKLAQVVKIMGDEVTLQVFSGTEGIRTNAEVVFMGKAPSLKVGDQLAGRFFNAYGEPIDGGPVPEGKEVEIGGPSVNPVRRKQPSELIATGIAGIDLNNTLVTGQKIPFFADPDQPFNQVMALVAMRAQSDKIILGGMGMTNDDYLFFKNTFSNAGALDRIVSFINTTEDPSVERILIPDMALCAAEYFAVEKHEKVLVLLTDMTNYADALAIVSNRMDQIPSKDSMPGSLYSDLAKIYEKAVQFPDGGSITIIAVTTLSGGDITHAVPDNTGYITEGQLYLRRDSDVGKVIVDPFRSLSRLKQLVTGKKTREDHPQVMNAAVRLYADAANAKTKMENGFDLTDYDNRALAFAKDYSSKLLAIDVNLDTTEMLDVAWSLFGKYFQPAEVNIKQALVDKYWKK; this comes from the coding sequence ATGGCAACAAAAGCATTTCAGAAAATATATACAAAGATTACCCAGATCACCAAGGCGACTTGTTCGCTGAAAGCAACCGGTGTCGGGTACGATGAGTTGGCTTCCGTAGATGGAAAACTAGCTCAGGTAGTAAAGATTATGGGAGATGAAGTAACCTTGCAGGTTTTCTCCGGAACGGAAGGTATCCGGACAAATGCCGAGGTTGTCTTCATGGGAAAAGCTCCTTCTTTAAAAGTAGGCGACCAATTGGCAGGCCGCTTCTTCAATGCTTATGGTGAACCGATCGACGGTGGTCCTGTTCCGGAAGGCAAAGAAGTGGAAATCGGTGGTCCGTCAGTAAATCCCGTTCGTCGTAAGCAGCCTTCTGAACTGATCGCTACGGGTATTGCCGGTATCGACTTGAACAACACCTTGGTTACCGGACAGAAGATTCCGTTCTTCGCTGACCCTGACCAGCCTTTCAACCAGGTAATGGCGCTGGTAGCTATGCGTGCCCAATCAGATAAGATTATCTTGGGCGGTATGGGTATGACCAACGACGACTATCTGTTCTTCAAGAATACATTTAGCAACGCGGGTGCGCTGGACCGTATCGTCAGTTTCATCAATACAACCGAAGACCCGTCAGTTGAGCGTATTCTGATTCCGGATATGGCCTTGTGTGCTGCCGAATATTTTGCGGTAGAAAAGCATGAAAAGGTATTGGTTCTGCTGACGGATATGACCAACTACGCCGATGCTTTGGCGATTGTATCTAACCGTATGGACCAGATCCCGTCTAAAGACTCTATGCCGGGTTCTTTGTATTCAGACTTGGCCAAGATTTATGAAAAGGCCGTTCAGTTCCCGGATGGCGGATCTATTACAATTATTGCCGTAACCACCTTGTCGGGTGGCGATATCACACACGCTGTTCCTGATAATACGGGTTATATTACAGAAGGACAGTTGTATCTGCGTCGAGACAGTGATGTCGGCAAAGTTATCGTCGATCCGTTCCGTAGTTTGTCTCGTCTGAAACAGCTGGTAACCGGTAAGAAGACGCGTGAAGATCATCCGCAGGTAATGAACGCTGCCGTTCGTTTGTATGCAGATGCCGCCAATGCAAAGACAAAGATGGAAAACGGTTTCGACCTGACTGATTATGATAACCGTGCCTTAGCCTTCGCGAAAGATTATTCATCGAAGTTATTGGCTATCGACGTAAATCTGGATACAACCGAAATGCTGGATGTAGCATGGAGCTTGTTCGGAAAATACTTCCAGCCGGCTGAAGTCAACATCAAACAGGCGTTGGTTGATAAGTATTGGAAGAAATAA